One part of the Bacteroidia bacterium genome encodes these proteins:
- a CDS encoding carboxymuconolactone decarboxylase family protein → MKKPLVSPLDRNANPEMAEMADFYQETLGFTPNSLFTMAHRPRISEAFLEMNRAVMENKGRVTSALKRLIAYISSMTTGCRYCEAHAIRAAERYGADQEKMDNIWDYKSHPAFTDGERAAFDLAIAASQVPNAVSDELAEEMRKHWDEGEIVEILGVIALFGYLNRWNDSMGTQLEEPAADSGNQYLSKKGWSRGKHQY, encoded by the coding sequence ATGAAAAAACCCTTAGTATCCCCCCTGGACAGAAATGCCAATCCAGAAATGGCTGAGATGGCAGATTTTTACCAGGAGACCCTGGGATTTACCCCCAATAGTTTATTTACCATGGCCCATCGTCCACGGATTTCTGAAGCTTTTTTGGAAATGAACCGTGCGGTAATGGAGAATAAAGGCCGAGTTACCAGTGCCCTGAAAAGGTTGATTGCCTATATTTCCAGTATGACTACCGGCTGCCGCTATTGTGAGGCACATGCGATTCGTGCTGCCGAGCGTTATGGTGCTGATCAGGAAAAGATGGATAATATCTGGGACTATAAAAGTCATCCTGCTTTTACAGATGGAGAGCGTGCAGCTTTTGATTTGGCGATTGCTGCTTCTCAGGTTCCCAATGCGGTTTCAGATGAGTTAGCTGAAGAAATGCGTAAGCATTGGGATGAAGGAGAGATTGTGGAGATTCTGGGCGTGATCGCTCTATTTGGTTACCTCAATCGCTGGAATGATAGCATGGGGACTCAATTGGAAGAGCCTGCTGCTGATTCCGGAAATCAATACCTTTCCAAGAAAGGCTGGAGCAGAGGAAAACATCAGTATTGA
- a CDS encoding reductive dehalogenase, with product MKPKIIETNSKEYLNKRFNIQPQFKRFRQRFDIFNRAIWDEKVNPKNFFISYDITNYAPKKAKGFDHWDYAFRNASWHLTDVVGERKFEAEGRVEGFTDYYTTQTQPPTSKAPLVSAEESTNRIKQAALMFGAGAVGICELDERWVYEDTFRRKTEESPKMDLSKTYTHAILLIIPMDYKLSKTYPAALSGAATGLGYSVGLNAANSLAQFITNLGYGATASLNDTALNIPMAIEAGLGEYGRHGLLITPKFGPNIRIAKVFTDLPLIADKPIEFGVKQFCEACNKCASSCPVKAIPHGEPQDKAPNISSLEGISKWTVNAEKCFKFWVGMNTDCAICIRVCPYNKDYSKWWNRLGIRLANSPLRKFMLWLDDKLGFGKRQLPEAWWR from the coding sequence ATGAAACCTAAAATTATAGAAACAAACTCAAAGGAGTATTTAAATAAGCGCTTCAACATACAACCCCAATTCAAACGCTTTCGTCAGCGCTTTGACATATTCAATCGCGCCATCTGGGACGAGAAAGTAAATCCTAAAAACTTCTTCATCAGTTACGACATCACTAATTATGCTCCCAAAAAAGCTAAAGGCTTTGACCATTGGGATTATGCTTTTCGAAATGCGAGTTGGCATTTGACAGATGTAGTAGGAGAAAGAAAGTTCGAAGCAGAAGGTAGAGTAGAAGGATTTACAGATTATTATACCACCCAGACACAGCCTCCTACTTCCAAAGCGCCATTGGTTTCAGCCGAAGAAAGTACCAATCGCATCAAACAAGCGGCACTCATGTTTGGGGCAGGAGCAGTAGGTATATGTGAATTGGATGAAAGATGGGTGTACGAAGATACCTTTCGGAGAAAGACGGAAGAAAGTCCGAAGATGGATCTTTCCAAAACATATACTCACGCCATTCTGCTCATCATTCCCATGGATTACAAACTGAGCAAAACCTATCCAGCTGCTTTGAGTGGAGCTGCTACAGGCCTGGGATATAGTGTTGGATTAAATGCTGCCAATTCTCTGGCTCAATTTATCACCAATTTGGGCTATGGAGCGACTGCCTCTCTCAATGATACTGCCCTCAACATTCCGATGGCTATAGAAGCAGGTTTAGGGGAATACGGCCGACACGGCCTTCTCATTACTCCAAAATTTGGCCCTAATATTCGCATTGCTAAAGTCTTCACAGATCTCCCGCTCATAGCAGATAAACCTATTGAATTTGGGGTAAAACAATTTTGTGAGGCATGTAATAAATGTGCGAGCAGCTGCCCAGTCAAAGCCATCCCACATGGAGAACCTCAAGACAAAGCCCCCAATATTTCCAGTCTGGAAGGAATCAGCAAATGGACCGTCAATGCCGAAAAATGTTTCAAATTTTGGGTAGGAATGAATACTGATTGCGCCATCTGTATCCGGGTCTGTCCCTACAATAAAGACTACAGCAAATGGTGGAACCGCCTCGGCATCCGATTAGCCAATAGTCCTTTGCGTAAATTCATGCTCTGGTTGGATGATAAACTCGGCTTTGGAAAGAGACAGTTGCCGGAGGCCTGGTGGAGATAA
- a CDS encoding DUF554 domain-containing protein, producing the protein MNNNTYMRLPIGTFIDMAAIVLGSLIGLMLQQAFPENLNAIIFQGIGLTVILIGIRMGMKFPGEYLLVLVFSMILGGVIGELIGVDAFFNSFGDSIKSTFNIESASFTEGMITTFIVCCIGPMTIIGSIEEGISGNRDLLGVKTLLDFVTAIALATTFGIGVMFSIILMLIFQGGITLTAARAKDLFTEEMIIILSTAGGLLLIGLAFNVMEMGQINVSNLLPSLVVVVIFSWAYQKYYLKGKKTKED; encoded by the coding sequence ATGAATAATAACACATACATGCGCCTCCCCATAGGCACCTTTATAGACATGGCCGCCATTGTTTTAGGGAGTCTCATCGGGCTCATGCTTCAGCAGGCCTTCCCCGAAAATCTCAATGCTATCATCTTTCAGGGCATCGGACTGACCGTAATTCTCATTGGAATCCGCATGGGAATGAAATTTCCGGGAGAATATCTCCTCGTCCTGGTTTTTTCCATGATCCTCGGAGGCGTCATAGGTGAACTCATCGGGGTAGATGCTTTCTTCAATAGCTTTGGGGATTCGATCAAGTCCACCTTCAATATCGAAAGTGCCTCTTTTACAGAAGGGATGATCACCACCTTCATTGTTTGCTGCATCGGCCCGATGACCATCATTGGATCGATAGAGGAGGGGATTAGTGGAAACCGCGATCTCTTGGGCGTAAAGACCTTACTGGATTTTGTAACTGCCATAGCTCTGGCTACGACTTTTGGGATAGGCGTAATGTTTTCTATCATCCTCATGCTTATTTTCCAGGGAGGCATTACGCTCACTGCTGCTCGGGCGAAAGACCTTTTTACAGAGGAAATGATCATCATTCTGAGTACAGCAGGAGGTTTACTCTTGATTGGACTTGCATTTAATGTGATGGAAATGGGACAGATCAATGTCAGCAATTTGCTGCCTTCTTTGGTTGTGGTGGTCATTTTCAGCTGGGCCTATCAGAAGTATTATTTGAAGGGGAAGAAGACAAAAGAAGATTAA